The DNA sequence AGTGTCGACACGTGAAAGGGTTTGATTATATGAAATAATAAACTCGAAACATTCGTGTCGCTCACTCAGTGGGACTTGATAATATCCATAAAAATGATCTATTCGATAATAATCTTAGTTTATCAACATTTTTTTCCGACTAATTTCACTTCTATCGTGAGAACTTGACGAAGAATAGTTGATTGCGAGTCGTCAATATtattatttcgcgaaaaataaatgatatgaaatatattttctcgAAAGTGGTACTTTTGTATCGTCTTTAAGAAATATATTCGTCCTTACTagaaatgtttagatataaattattatcgataaaaaaatgctctcattttaaaaaataaaaataaaaataataataaatgatgTATTTATTTCCGTAAAATATCAGAAAGAAGGCAGCCTAACCTGGTCGTGGCTAAAATCGAACCAGAGTTGGAAGGCTTCCGGGAACAATGTGGCGTTCTTCAGTATCTCCCACACCGAAGCTCCCGACTCCGACAGCGAGTACAGCGCCACCATCGCGTTCGCCGCGAACACGTATCTGccaaagcaagaaaaaaccCCCCCAAATTCCCGAATTTCAGCAGATTCATGGTGAGATGGGGTTCGATTTCGCTGTGCTCGATCATCGATCGAGCTCGAGCGGATGCGAAAATGGCGAGCGCTTGAGGACTTTTTGCTTTCAAAAACCCCCTTCCCCttctatttttctagaaaattccaCGGACAAAAAGCTGCTTTCTTTCCGTTCCGGAAAAAAGGTAAAGGGAGGCGAGAGAAAAAGCGAGCGGGGAAAGGAGGGGGGGGGAAGAGTACCTGAGAGCCTCGAAGTCGTACCAGTGCGGGGAGGAAGGGCCGCGGGAGTTGGTGACGGTGAAGATGGAGGAGGCGAGGGCGAAGCAGAAGGCGGCGAGCCGCAGCAGCAGGATCAGCCAGTTGAACCGACGGAGCTTCTGCACGGACACCGTGGACTGGTACtgccggtggtggtggtggtgcggAGGCGGCGTGGCGTCGCCGTTGCGAGGGGAGTGGTGGTGCGGAGATCGCATGTCGATGCTGATGCGGATGATGTTGAGTcatgagagggagggagggagagtggGTTAATAAGTTATGGGGATGATGAGATAGAAAAGGGAGTTGCAGTCACGAGACATGGCGAGACTTCCATgagatgagagagaggagagagaagagagagaaggttctgGGAATGGGGAAAAAGGTAAGGCAGGGAGAGAGGTCAGAGGATGTAGAGAGAGACGTTATAGCCAGAGACGTCTgtactttgagagagagagagagagagttcaaatGCAggttctactttttttttttaattttgtatatcctaatttttctaatatagtatattaaatcgtaaaaaattacacaatttcttcgtaatttcatttttttttggaaaaaaatcaccaaaaactctaaactatgctcactgtgacacatttaccctaaattttttttgcgacataaaaaatcccaaactatgccTACTGTGTTATATttactccaatttttttatgacaccaaaaacttcaaattatgtccactatgacacatttatctcaaataatttttttgtgatacaaaaaaccccaaaatctTAGGTGTGTGACAACGTTATCCAAAATTtcgaggtaaatatgtcatatgtataaaattttatgatttttggtggcacaagaaaaaaattacgataaatatgtcataatggTACGTGTCACATGGATATAAGTCTAGGActtttggtgtcacaagaaaaaatttgggataaatatgtcacaatatgcatagtttaggatttttttatggcttttacccttttttttttactcgtaatttcatattgacatgtatagttattttactttttgtagttttttttttatatcatataATTTTAACGGGAAAAACAAACTCTTGGCAAGACGAGAGAAACAAATCCCACGTACAAAACTAAGAATAACGTGGATTTTTATTTGGTTCCATGTCGAGGCAAAGAGTAATTTACGTTGTCACTGTCGACATGTGAGAGAACTCTGCTGCAAATTAGCGCTGGACCTAATAATAACGTGAAAAAAGAAATGGTCATTCTCTAATCTTATCcgtataaattgttatcgattgTTGTTAAATCAAAACCACATACATGCATAGCTGAAACTTTGTAAATTCAAGTGAGATGAATCGACAATCGTCACGGAAAAACATAAAGAGTATGCACGGTTTACATGTCCTTCAAAAATAATGTTTCCAGGGGCTTTGAGCGTCAAAGTCCATCGGGCAAATGCAAATATCATGGAGAGTTTTGGGAAGACATAATTGCAGTTCAAAAAGCCTCTAAAGGCCTTCTTAGCCCAAGGCAAATCCGGAGGTGTTTTGAGCTTTGAGCATTTTCGGaatgcaaattcaatttttttttccaacttcgCCCTCgctcaactttcataattttggAAATATCCACACCTCGTGTGATATTATCGGCTAGGGTTTAGGCCGCCGATGATGCCAAATCTAGCTATCGACAAGCTAGTTCGGCGTCGGCCAACCTAGCGTGAGGTCGCTCGGGTCTCGCGGTTCCAAGCGATCATTGCTCGAGGTCGGACCAACCTTAGGTGTCGCATGGGTTGCCCGACCTCAGGCAAGGCTAGCCAGCGACTAGATCTAGCCACCCAAAAGTACCTTACAAAgtgtagtgttttttttttcccaaccggTATTAAAGTCAAAGTTACTTCCTAacatgtttttaaaaaaatacttcatCGAATACTATTTGTATTTTCCCTAAATTCCTTTGTGTTTCTTCAAAATGCGGGCTTGCCTGAGCTTTTGCATTTAAGTGCATTAAAAATCTTGATGAGTGAAAAGGTCACGGATGGAAAAGCTAcgttgacaaaacatgaaaaagaacaaaaaaaaaaaaaatactattgacaaaataaaatgaaaaactagCCCAAGGACAAAACTCTTTACGCTCGATGTCTACACCTAATATGTAAGGATCGAATAGAGTTTCGGCAGAGAATATTGGAAAGAATTCAGGATCGATGATCACAAAAGTCTCAGATCAACCTGTAATTACAAGTGAGGTATGAAACGGTGGCTGAAATGTCTAATCATACTAGAATATGTTAAGATTACAAAGACAACAAATGTGGTTTTAACCCAAAACCCGTCTCACTTCTGAAAACCTACCGTTCGTTTATTGCCCACTAGAGTTTGGTAGTCAATGTCGGCAATCGAGCAACGAGTGCATGCATCACTTCTGAAAACCCGCCGTCTATTTATTGCCCACTAGAGTTTGGTAATCAACCGTAAGATATCCAACTAATACTAATCCTAGAATTGGATAGCTCCTATCATCCAAAAgggagagaattaccaaaaaagtcttaaatctattgcgattgtgtcaattcagtcataaacttttattttgtcaactcAGTCATAAACCcgttgcaattatgtcaattcagtcaatttgaCCGGCCGAAGCCGCCGTgtcaaatttataaaaatattttaatatttctcaaaaaattttaactttatttaataatttttttctatctttttttggttttttggtttgGACCAATAGCTTCCCACCGGgcaaaacaaaaagcaaagacaagaaaaaaaatattaaaattttgacaatgttaaaatgttattaaaaactTGTCATGCTCGCATTGGTCGGataaatggattaaattgacataattgcgtaaagtttaggactaaattgacacaattgcaatagatttaggacatttttgataAGTTTTCCCCCCAAAAATTAAGCAAGGCTGATGGATTTTTCTCAATTCCATCTCTCCCGCAGAATCAGACACGGGAGTTTCTTCTCATCCATCACCTCGCGAATGAACCGATTCAAGATGCGTGGTTACCGAGTTCTCCCCCCATTCGCGATACGGTAACAATTATTTACAATTATCTCCACATTTGCCTCTATATTTCTCCTTCAAAATGCGGTTACCCTCACCTAATTGCACCATTAATTGGAAATAATCACTAGATTAGAGAAACAAAATCGTATAATGACACCATGTTCGAGGTTGGAAGCCGTGGGAAAGGGCAAAGGTACTCGTTGACCACTCAAGGGTGGGGGCCAATGACTGTGAATGTGAAGACTAGAACAGCCCTGGTCAATTTTGGAAAGACTTTAATTGCTTGCTGATGGGGTCCGCTATGCTCCTCATGATTTGCCCTAACCACTCTCTCCTTTTCCATTGTGggtttttcctcttctttagCTTTTGAAAAGAGGTGGCCTTTTCACGTTTCAATCGCGCAGCCTATGAGTTTCAGTCTGGTGTTGTCCAGTCAGCCTACAGATTCACACTAATCATGATTCTTAACTAATTGCCGACGTTGTTGTTCCATCATTCAGACGTCAGCTTGTGTCTCTAGAATTAAATGCCACTAATGGGTTCAGAACTTTGGTTGTGCGAGTCTCGATTTCCAATTAAGATTAGACGGAACAACAAAATTGGtaaattataatagatttataattttttgggttaataccatgaaaaaccccaaatcggtacacttgtgacaaatttaccccaaattatttttttgaccacaaaaaaccccaaaccggtacacttgtgataaatttaccctaaatcggtacacatgtgacaaatttaccctccgttaattttcattaaatttaactatcaaattgttgatttagtgacatgtgatagttgacgggtataccaatatggggttttgaccctctgtttgtcacgggtttatcaatttgagatttttcatgatattaaatcaatttaacgaggggtgaatttgtcacatatgtaccagtttggggtatttcgtggtcaaaagaattagtttagggtaaatttgtcacaaatataccagtttagggtttttggtggtcaaaaaaatagtttggggtaaatttgtcacggatgtaccggtttaggatttttcgtggttaaaaaaatagtttgaggtaaatttgtcacgggtgtaccggtttggggtttttcatggtattaaccctaattttttttagaattttccctaTTTAGTGGTGACCTATATACAAGGAAAACCTAAGGGTATTACTATTAAACGTTCGATATCtccttaaaaagaaaagacatatgaaaagcccaaaaaaaagggtaatGACATACTAACATTCTAGTGTCGAAGGAATTGAAATGGAATGAACATACCTTTCCTTTCCAATTCACAgagtttcgacccaaaaaaaaaaaaaattcactaagtGGAAAACGGTACTAAATATCAAAATTAATTCACTAACCGAAAAGACCCAAATTCTCAGTCAACACAACTATTTTTGAAGCCGTCCTTTTTAAATGTTGTCCTCATGAGGTTGCTTGTCAGTGGGAGCAAGTAAGCAAATTATAATCATAATTATATGACGTTGAAACTCGGAGTTCCTACGCTGTTTTCTATTATTTGTCCGAGATTGACATTTGACTAATGGTGTCATCTTGAGCCAACACATGCTCTATCTTGTCGTTTCTGTAATTGCCGATCTCATTGACTTGTAAGTTCATACAACTATTGGTAAATGTTAATAGGAACCGACAAATGAGGAGACACCACGTGGACTACTCTGAGTCAAATTAACAAAACATCAATCCTGTCCAACTTgcttgattaaattaaaatgatGGAAACCGCCAGAAAAATTGCAATCGTGAGACTACATGTAACATTCAAAAATGAactttgaaaatggaaaataacagTGTCTTCATTTGTCCAAGTTAAGTGAGTGTACAAGAAAGGCAAAGACCTGATAAGTGAAGAAAcaacataaattaaaaaaaaaaaaacacaacataGAAGTAGGGCTGTCAAGAAGACCCGGAAGACCCGAAATCCTGACCCCAAATGTAGTTCTCGGTTCGGGGCGCATAGCAAGCAACTTAAGCGGGTCAGATTTGGTTTAGTTGTTTAACCTAAATCTTTGACCTGTATGAAGCGAAAGTGAGTTTTGACACCGAGAGTTTCACCAAAAATTAAACTGATTTTTACTTTAGAGAAATTTGAATATCATGAGTCTTGACTTGAGAGTTTGATGAATCACTGGTTGCAACATAGCAGAGATCAACGCCAACCTTGAGCATCGCCGAACCCCAAATCAAGCCGAAGTTGGTTTGCATCTTCATGTGATGATCTCACCAACCAGAAGTACGAGGTCAAAAGATCATTGATCTTGAGCAAGTGGTCGGTGGCGATGCATGTTGTCTGGGCTCAGCCGAGCTCCACTGCCGCTGTGGCACTGTGTTGTCAACCATGGCCAGTACACGAGGTGAGAACTGCTTGACTAATCGGACATAGAGTGCCGATTCCGTGGGGTAGATGGAGGCAGCCATGGCTTGCTGTGAAGGACCAGTGATGAGGCAACTCTCTCCCGTCCTCATTCAGCTATAGCTAGTATGATCACGGATTGTTTCTTGTCTTCAGCTTAAATTATGTAATTTGTTTTCTCAgcttcttgagtttttttttttttttttggcccctgAAAGAATGTTCGCGGACGTCGGTATTTTTAACCCAAGCCGTACAGTTATGTTCGGCTCAAAAACAGTTCGGATCAAGGATCAGCTCACCATGATGGAATCTCCAAAATGGCTCGGACCATTTTCTGAAAACGTGAACAAAACCAACCCATCGACACTCCAAAACCACTAAAGTGAGCGTACACACTTGTGGCACGTTTAGGTACTGAAAAGAAAACTAGGAAGATGAGTATGTCAGGCCTAACATCGACATTTTGTGTATAGACCTAATCAAGCGAAGCGCCAATTTCCTCAATTTATCAAAAAGGTGAAGAGAAAACAAAACGGTCTGGGATGaggggaggaagaaaaaaagggcaagGACCAAAAGCTGAGTAAAGGAAAAACTGATGCCCAAAAGTAAATCATCTTGAAAGGCCCGAATGGATAGCTTTCTACAATCAtcctcttttctttgattttcttttctgtccATAATCCGTACCTACTACTTTATTTGAGAGGGAATCTATCCCCATATCGAATTTTGGCCCTTGGCCCATGCCAATGGACCTACCTTTGTACAGTGGGTACATATTTCAGAGTTGCTTCAGAACTCAAAAAGTTGCAGAGATTAAAATGAAGCAGAGAGGGAAAATCAGAGATCCAGCGGCCAATGATGGCAAAAGACATCTGGTCACAATTAAACTAGTAGTTTCTCAAACTCACCCAGATTCTCGGAAAAGGAAAACCATATATAGAGAAATCAAGGCAATTGCACTAGTTTGAGCAACAGACCCACGGAAGTACCACAGGTAAGCATCACTTAAGTGATGATTACTTGACATGGAAAGCATCGGAGACCTGAATACACATTACATTGAATGAAAAATTCTACAGGCTTATAAATTGGCGGCAACCAGAaaatccctccctccctcccagaTAGAAGTCTTTAAGTTACAGGAAGACAAAACTTAAGCAGCACCAAGAAGAAGTAGCAATAATGGGTCACAACATTTCTTGAGACCGTCTCACACAGCGAGTAACTTTCTTCCTGAATTCATTCCTATTCTCTCTCCATTCTTTCTGCAGTACAAGTTTAGAAGGACGCTAAAATAAGACTTCCAATAATTGCAAAGTAGAGACTGCCACATGCCCGCAAAcatcactttaaaaaaaataaaaaacgcatTTCCAGATCTACCATAATAGCCTCAAAAACAGAAATTTACAACTAGCAACAAGCCTTTTAAATATGTCCACAGAATTTTCAGCCACAGCATATAGCAACCTAGTCCATCAGGATATCCCAAGTCAAGGTTTTACCAACCAGGACACATGCACCTTCCAGTTAAGGCGACAAAAGGTTTTGATAAGataaaaattaatcaatttttattcAATGCAAAGAGGATAACAACTCCAGCAATTCAGACAAAGGCGGAGAAAAAGACTTGTACTGCTactacaaaataagaaaatgtagCTTCCAACATCTTCCTCCTGCTACTTATGACTAGATTTCCGGTTGATACCTTTGCTCAAAAATGACTATCAAGAACGCAATAAtcctttttttgaaaccccATTTTTTTCAGAAAGAAGAATAGGAACGGgaaaaaaagatctttttcttctttcctataTTCATAGGGATAACGTGGCATTGTTCAGGAacaaatgtatattttttttattgtaataaAAGAATGGaacaaatgtatttttttttataacacattttttttcttgtaataaaaGAATGGAACAAATGTATATTTTTGTTCTTGTAATAAAAGAATgggttgaaatatctattgataaTTTTACAAAGATAATTATATTGAAGGATTAAGTTATTACTCaacaaagaaaagtaaaaattattaaaggatGAGATCAATTCAAAAGTGGCTTTTTATTATAGCAGACAGAATTCTATTGGTCTAATTTAGGACCTTCCAATAGGTTTTGACTCTATCTATATAGAATATATTATAGTATTATACTACAAACATATCAGCATAAATaatatcaattcggtcctaagaTTTATTGATGACCCTCGAGGAGCCGTATGAGGTGAAAATCTCACATCTATCTATCTAACTGTATGTAGTAGTCTTAACAGATTGAATaagcaaaaaggaaatcaaaaaccTACCGCAGCTTCAACATTCGCTGGAGATTCGTCATTGGGACTGGAAAGCATCGATATGATACTCAAAACTATGCTCTCAACCTGCAAAATGGCGGGGACATCACTCACTACAGGACACAATGAAACAAGAACATCCATGTATAGCAaccaattaaatattttgtgattctaAGCAAATCGGAGAATTTGAATAAAGCATGAATGAACACTAGAATTCAGTGCGTCCAAGTTAGACAGCCAAAAGAGGATTGTTACACAACTTTTGAGGATAACCTAGCCTCCGAGCCTGAACTGTGACGAACTATTGTAGGGTATTTGCTGAAACCTCTGAATTCACGATCATCTGCTCTTGCAATAGCGAGGCGGAAGTTTAACTATTAAATGCAAAATTATGGATTTCTTCTCCAATTGAAAAAACTAGGTCACCAGATTACGGGTCAAATCCTTCTATGCAAACTTAAGATCTTTTTTCCtccaatggaaaataaaaaatgccccaaagccCCAGAAAAATACATATCCCCTCATTTGCTCTAGATGCCCTTTCTGCTAAATTTCTCCGTTTAAAGAAAATGCAACTGGTGCCAAATTGTAACAATGAACACGCCTTTCATCTTTCGTGATCCTATTGTTCGTGATTCACAATACGGCAACATTATGGTGCTTTTTAACAAACCAAAATGATGATAGTATGGTGTCCCAAGTTCGTTAGTACTTCTGAGAGCACAGCATATTTCCCAGGCACCCATGAAAAGAGTTAGCTACAGTACCAAGGTTTGTAGAATACACTTGGTAAGCAAGCTACCTTCAGAATCAGTAAAATCCCTATCAATAATAGACCGGAATGGTGGGTTAGGAACCCTACTTCAATGGAAAGGGGGAATCACCCTTTCGCAGTCGCTCCTCTACAACTACCTTTCGCCCAACATGATCACGAACAACGACAGAGAATTGCGTATTTAGGAGGAGGAAACAAACCAACCCACTTGTCCTGATCGGAACGATTTGAAGAAAAGAGAATGTTGGCCCCTCCATGGATAAGAAATCCAATGCTGCCACCATCCACAAGTCTGTAAGGGGGTCCCCCTCCACTCAATAGCCCCACTACCTTTTTTATGCGAGAGTCAATGTGCCCTCCCATTCCTTCCAAA is a window from the Rhodamnia argentea isolate NSW1041297 chromosome 8, ASM2092103v1, whole genome shotgun sequence genome containing:
- the LOC125316223 gene encoding CASP-like protein 4C2 — its product is MRSPHHHSPRNGDATPPPHHHHHRQYQSTVSVQKLRRFNWLILLLRLAAFCFALASSIFTVTNSRGPSSPHWYDFEALRYVFAANAMVALYSLSESGASVWEILKNATLFPEAFQLWFDFSHDQVFAYILMSAVSAGTALARTLKGSDTCTVSSAFCIQSDIAIALGFAAFLFLAFSSLLSGFRVVCFLINGSRFPH